A genome region from Desulfurobacterium atlanticum includes the following:
- the cdaA gene encoding diadenylate cyclase CdaA, translated as MFDFVPQITIRDIVDILIVAFLIYRVLVYLSKTRAIQILFGIMTIILISVVSKLLNLYTLSFLVNSVLTIGIFAIIVIFQPEIRKLLARLGEGQLGVFSKNYEAQRVVDEVTRAVVTMGKDKIGGLIVFERKVKTDAYTEAGTVIDAKVSKELLVTIFWPGTPLHDGAVIIKEDRIRKAGVFLPITLNTSLPQTVGTRHRAAIGITEETDCIAVVISEETGKISIAYHGKLIKNIEPQRLKRVLLSLLAQDTEKKSIKDVIVTFIKGGKVEESN; from the coding sequence ATGTTTGATTTTGTTCCGCAGATAACAATAAGGGATATTGTTGATATTCTTATAGTTGCCTTCCTGATTTATAGAGTTCTTGTTTATCTTTCTAAAACCCGGGCTATACAGATACTGTTTGGAATAATGACGATTATTCTTATAAGCGTTGTTTCCAAGCTTTTAAATCTTTATACACTTTCTTTTCTTGTTAACAGTGTTTTAACCATAGGGATTTTTGCCATTATAGTGATATTTCAGCCTGAGATAAGAAAGCTTTTAGCAAGGCTTGGTGAAGGACAGTTAGGAGTTTTTTCAAAAAATTATGAAGCTCAAAGAGTTGTTGATGAGGTTACAAGAGCTGTTGTAACAATGGGAAAGGATAAGATAGGTGGGCTTATAGTTTTTGAAAGGAAAGTGAAGACAGATGCTTATACTGAAGCAGGCACAGTTATTGATGCGAAAGTATCAAAAGAGCTTCTTGTAACAATATTCTGGCCTGGAACTCCGCTTCACGATGGAGCTGTGATAATAAAAGAGGATAGAATCAGAAAGGCTGGAGTTTTTCTTCCTATTACACTGAATACGTCTCTTCCGCAGACTGTTGGAACCAGGCATAGAGCGGCTATAGGGATAACAGAGGAAACAGACTGTATTGCCGTTGTAATTTCTGAAGAAACCGGAAAAATTTCTATAGCTTATCACGGGAAGCTTATAAAAAACATTGAGCCACAAAGATTAAAAAGAGTGCTTCTTTCTCTACTTGCTCAGGATACCGAAAAGAAAAGTATAAAAGATGTTATTGTTACTTTTATAAAAGGTGGAAAGGTTGAAGAGAGTAATTGA
- a CDS encoding CdaR family protein, producing the protein MKRVIDYIFYNFHYKLLAIVFAFLLWFLAVKQETVVSRISLPLKIEVSSDFYVVSYSPSEIEVEIEGAKRSVAMLKEEGKAVLKVPDNFLASLNREITVPLNQDTVTVFPQLQDVTVKKFYPDKVKIKLEKLVAKLLPVKVIFSGKFKKRYKAIFVSPDYVTVYLPQSEVKSVRFVETEPVDVDSISNRARVVLKIVSPYKVFPAKINVVIERRR; encoded by the coding sequence TTGAAGAGAGTAATTGATTATATTTTTTACAACTTTCATTATAAATTACTGGCTATTGTTTTCGCTTTTCTTCTCTGGTTTCTTGCTGTGAAACAGGAAACAGTTGTTTCCAGAATTTCTCTTCCTTTGAAAATTGAAGTTTCATCAGACTTTTATGTGGTTTCTTACTCACCTTCAGAGATTGAAGTTGAAATTGAGGGTGCAAAAAGGTCAGTTGCGATGTTGAAAGAGGAAGGGAAAGCTGTATTGAAAGTTCCAGATAATTTTTTAGCTTCTTTAAATAGGGAGATAACCGTTCCTTTAAATCAGGATACAGTAACAGTTTTTCCCCAACTTCAAGATGTAACTGTAAAGAAATTTTATCCTGATAAAGTAAAAATTAAACTTGAAAAATTGGTTGCAAAACTTCTTCCTGTTAAAGTTATCTTTTCAGGAAAGTTCAAAAAAAGATATAAAGCTATTTTTGTTTCTCCAGATTATGTTACTGTATATCTTCCTCAATCAGAGGTTAAAAGTGTAAGATTTGTAGAGACAGAGCCTGTTGATGTTGATAGTATTTCTAACAGGGCAAGGGTTGTTCTAAAAATAGTTTCTCCCTACAAAGTTTTTCCTGCAAAAATAAATGTGGTAATTGAAAGGAGGAGATGA
- the ilvN gene encoding acetolactate synthase small subunit: MGKKERKHIISVLVENHPGALARIVELFSARGYNIESLNVGHTEDPTISRLTMVAQGDEKTIEQIVKQLRRIVDVFKVRDLTDKKKLDRELLIVRLNADNSEKKEELMRITTIFGAQIIDISQDTYTLELTGDEDQIDAFIELIKPMGIKEMARTGRVAMVRALHGETFN, from the coding sequence ATGGGTAAAAAAGAGAGGAAACATATAATAAGCGTGTTGGTTGAGAACCATCCCGGAGCACTGGCGAGAATAGTTGAGCTTTTCAGTGCGAGAGGCTATAACATAGAAAGCCTTAATGTGGGACATACAGAAGACCCTACAATTTCAAGATTAACGATGGTAGCTCAGGGTGATGAAAAAACGATTGAGCAGATAGTCAAACAGCTAAGAAGAATTGTTGATGTTTTTAAAGTAAGAGACCTTACAGATAAAAAGAAACTTGACAGAGAGCTTCTAATAGTGAGACTTAACGCCGATAACTCAGAGAAGAAAGAAGAACTTATGAGAATAACAACAATATTTGGAGCACAGATAATAGACATTTCTCAGGACACCTACACTCTTGAGCTTACAGGAGATGAAGACCAGATTGACGCATTTATAGAACTTATAAAGCCGATGGGAATAAAAGAGATGGCAAGAACAGGAAGAGTTGCCATGGTAAGAGCACTACATGGAGAAACTTTTAACTAA
- the ilvB gene encoding biosynthetic-type acetolactate synthase large subunit has translation MKLSGAEILLEALKLEGVEYIFGYPGGAVLDIYDRLTYTPLKHILTRHEQGAAHAADGYARTTGKVGVCFATSGPGATNLVTGIATAQIDSVPIVAFTGNVPTFMIGNDAFQEVDTVGITRPITKHNFLVKDVNNLADTIKKAFYIAKTGRPGVVLVDLPKDVMRSIADFFEQEYRSPVQIRSYKPVKKGHPGQIKRAAKAIAQAKRPVLYVGGGIIKADASDLIVKLAELVTIPVTTTLMGLGAIPGTHPYFLGMLGMHGTYAANMAVTECDLLIAVGARFDDRVTGKVAEFAPNAKIIHIDVDSAEIGKVKDAHIPIVGDAKLVLEELLPEVEKQIMKNREVSLERDRWMDLVQHWKVRYPLYYEPSDVVIKPQFVIEKIYEITDGDAIISTDVGQHQMWTAQYYKFKRPKQLATSGGLGTMGYGVPAAIGAQIGNPDKTVFCISGDGSFQMNMQEIVTAANYKIPVKIAILNNRYLGMVRQWQGIFYDRNYSEVDIAFQPDFVKLTESMGGIGLRAEKPEDVEKVLKEAMAINDRPVVIDFVVNREEDVFPMVPPGAAVSEMILPDYGKKKSRKAVS, from the coding sequence ATGAAACTATCAGGAGCGGAAATACTTTTAGAAGCGTTAAAGCTTGAAGGTGTAGAGTATATATTCGGATATCCAGGAGGAGCTGTTCTGGATATTTATGATAGACTAACCTATACTCCTTTAAAACATATTTTGACAAGACACGAACAGGGAGCAGCCCATGCAGCTGACGGATATGCAAGAACAACAGGCAAAGTAGGTGTATGCTTTGCAACATCAGGTCCCGGAGCTACAAATCTTGTAACAGGAATCGCTACTGCTCAAATAGACTCTGTCCCGATAGTTGCATTTACAGGAAACGTCCCAACATTTATGATAGGAAATGATGCTTTCCAGGAAGTTGATACAGTCGGAATAACAAGACCTATAACTAAACATAACTTCCTTGTTAAAGATGTTAACAACCTTGCAGACACCATCAAAAAAGCCTTTTACATAGCAAAAACCGGAAGGCCGGGCGTTGTACTGGTTGACCTGCCTAAAGATGTTATGAGAAGTATTGCTGATTTCTTTGAGCAGGAATACCGATCTCCTGTTCAGATAAGAAGTTATAAACCTGTTAAAAAAGGACATCCGGGGCAGATAAAAAGAGCGGCAAAAGCTATCGCACAGGCCAAAAGGCCCGTTCTTTACGTAGGTGGAGGAATCATAAAAGCTGATGCTTCAGACCTTATAGTCAAACTTGCAGAACTTGTAACGATACCTGTTACAACAACATTAATGGGACTTGGTGCCATTCCTGGAACTCATCCCTACTTTCTTGGAATGCTCGGAATGCACGGAACATACGCTGCAAACATGGCAGTTACAGAGTGCGACCTTTTAATAGCTGTAGGTGCAAGATTTGATGACAGGGTTACTGGCAAAGTGGCTGAATTTGCACCTAACGCAAAGATTATTCACATAGATGTTGATAGCGCTGAAATCGGCAAAGTTAAAGATGCTCACATTCCTATAGTTGGAGATGCAAAACTTGTTCTTGAAGAGCTGCTGCCGGAAGTTGAAAAGCAGATTATGAAAAACAGAGAAGTCTCCCTTGAAAGGGACAGGTGGATGGATCTTGTTCAACACTGGAAGGTAAGATACCCTCTTTATTATGAACCAAGTGATGTGGTAATAAAACCGCAGTTTGTAATAGAGAAAATATACGAAATTACAGATGGAGACGCAATAATATCAACTGACGTCGGTCAGCATCAGATGTGGACGGCTCAGTATTACAAATTCAAAAGGCCAAAGCAACTTGCAACGTCAGGCGGACTTGGAACTATGGGATACGGTGTTCCGGCGGCGATAGGAGCACAGATAGGAAATCCTGATAAAACGGTTTTCTGTATATCAGGAGACGGAAGCTTTCAGATGAACATGCAGGAAATAGTTACAGCTGCTAATTACAAAATACCTGTTAAAATTGCCATCCTGAACAACCGTTATCTTGGAATGGTTCGTCAGTGGCAGGGTATTTTTTATGATAGAAACTACTCTGAGGTTGATATTGCATTCCAGCCTGACTTCGTTAAACTAACGGAAAGCATGGGAGGAATCGGCCTACGAGCTGAGAAACCTGAAGATGTTGAAAAAGTTTTGAAAGAGGCAATGGCAATTAACGACAGACCGGTAGTTATAGATTTTGTTGTTAACAGAGAAGAGGATGTTTTCCCGATGGTTCCTCCTGGTGCTGCTGTCAGCGAGATGATACTTCCTGATTATGGAAAGAAAAAATCAAGAAAAGCTGTTAGCTAA
- the glmM gene encoding phosphoglucosamine mutase: MPKKKLFGTDGIRAIANEFPLTPEMSQKIGISAGCYLKAKYPETKHTVVIGKDTRLSSDMIVTALISGLLSTGVDVVYLGTTTTPSISYMVKNHSLSMGIMVSASHNPPEYNGIKFFNNLGKKFSDMEEASLELVIFNKYELPKAASLEIGQVFDGRGYLETYIKFLEESGVYLAGLRIAIDCANGAAFMIAPEVFRSLGAKVFVYNAEPDGFNINDNCGATYPEFISKKVQEIRADIGFAFDGDADRCIAVDENGNVVDGDQIIALLSDFYGNGKPVVATVMSNLGLENYIKSKGVDFYRTSVGDRNVAEKMDEVGALIGGEQSGHIIYKKEMETGDGVLTAVLLASILKKSGKPFSELVSLFKKYPQKLVNLRVSEKKPIESLKYVKEAISRGNEILENNGRVLVRYSGTEPKVRIMVEAENEELIEKVINIIAEAFEKEGIVEK; the protein is encoded by the coding sequence ATGCCGAAAAAGAAACTTTTTGGAACAGATGGGATACGGGCTATAGCAAATGAGTTTCCCCTTACACCTGAAATGAGTCAAAAAATAGGAATTTCAGCCGGATGTTATCTTAAAGCCAAATATCCAGAAACAAAACATACTGTTGTTATAGGTAAAGATACCAGGCTATCCTCAGATATGATAGTTACAGCCCTTATTTCAGGGCTTTTATCTACGGGAGTTGATGTTGTTTATCTTGGAACTACCACAACTCCTTCTATTTCATATATGGTAAAAAATCATTCCCTTTCAATGGGAATTATGGTTTCGGCCTCTCATAATCCTCCTGAGTATAATGGAATTAAGTTTTTTAACAATCTTGGGAAAAAATTTTCAGATATGGAAGAAGCCTCTCTTGAGCTTGTAATATTTAACAAATATGAACTACCAAAAGCAGCGTCCCTTGAGATAGGGCAGGTGTTTGATGGAAGGGGATATCTTGAAACCTATATTAAGTTTCTTGAAGAATCGGGAGTTTATCTTGCAGGTTTAAGAATTGCAATTGATTGTGCCAATGGAGCTGCATTTATGATAGCTCCGGAGGTTTTTCGTTCCCTTGGAGCTAAAGTGTTTGTTTATAATGCAGAACCTGACGGATTTAATATAAACGATAATTGCGGTGCTACTTATCCAGAATTTATATCTAAAAAAGTTCAGGAAATCAGGGCTGATATCGGTTTTGCTTTTGATGGAGATGCGGATAGGTGTATCGCCGTTGATGAAAATGGAAATGTGGTTGATGGAGACCAGATTATCGCTTTGCTTTCAGACTTTTACGGGAATGGGAAACCGGTAGTTGCGACTGTTATGAGCAATTTAGGACTTGAAAACTATATAAAATCAAAAGGGGTAGATTTTTACAGAACATCAGTTGGGGATAGAAATGTTGCAGAAAAGATGGATGAAGTTGGTGCTTTAATAGGAGGGGAACAGTCAGGGCATATAATTTATAAAAAAGAGATGGAAACTGGAGATGGCGTTCTTACAGCTGTTCTTCTTGCTTCAATTCTTAAAAAATCGGGAAAGCCTTTCAGTGAACTTGTTTCTCTTTTTAAGAAATATCCTCAAAAACTTGTTAATCTGAGGGTTTCAGAGAAAAAACCGATAGAAAGTCTTAAATACGTTAAAGAGGCTATTTCCCGCGGTAATGAGATTCTCGAAAATAATGGAAGAGTTTTAGTCAGGTATTCTGGGACAGAGCCAAAGGTGAGAATAATGGTTGAAGCTGAAAATGAGGAGCTTATAGAAAAAGTTATAAACATTATAGCTGAAGCGTTTGAAAAAGAGGGTATCGTTGAAAAATGA
- a CDS encoding CBS domain-containing protein gives MAKIITTHKNMDLDALGAVIAAKKLYPEATVILPGTKGKDVIKVLQENPSLIEYVDETGFEKSEKIETVIVVDTPDINRIPQVVKKIIEAENCRVIIYDHHTKDVSGFENSELYFKETGAVTSLLTMILKSRKIIPSPLEASIMALGIYSDTGSFLFPGTTSLDLMACSYLFSIGANPETIKYYLPKELSPEEIDILKILKDNIEIKEINGNTVAITTAQFDRYVGDIAHLISKLLDINNYPALIAIISVEGTIFVICRSKTPLVDVSKVAEKLGGGGHKEAASAVIRDKTLYEAKELVLKLLKETVQPAKVARDIMSTPAQVLKETVSVKDALSFLMKQGINAAPVVDEDGNIVGLINRNLTDKAIHMGIESEPVFLIMERDFEYVTPETPVGVVEKIVIDNQQTLVPVIENGKVVGVITRTDILTNLYRNIIDESEKFYRKRTLSSPGYKNVKQIMKERLPEKVFNLLKKIGEIADREKINAYVIGGFVRDLIIGRRNLDVDIVVEGDAPSFAKKVAKELNGKLHSFEKFKTATVTLPDGFRIDFASARTEIYRAPGALPEVDTAPLKKDLFRRDFTINTLAIKINGKEFGKLIDFFNGLKDIKEKKIRVLHALSFVEDPTRILRALRFAVRYRFDLGKHTEKLLRIAVKKNLFRTVEGKRVYLELKHIFEEENPLRIVNRMKEYGILKSISSGIIWDKRKKDFFERIRKVINWHKLTFGNRKKVNYPIIYFAAFLEGIHGKELEKLLKDFSIPEKEVDLIKNLIYRGKQLLKTLEKEKLKNSEIYNLLKSEPDELTLYIAAKTDKEKLRLKLLDFLGEWKEMKLAITGRDLKETGLKPGPVFKKILKTLKDKVIDGEIDNVYDELKTEAQKQIETIHSKN, from the coding sequence ATGGCAAAAATCATAACAACTCACAAAAACATGGACCTTGATGCTCTTGGAGCTGTAATCGCCGCAAAAAAGCTCTATCCTGAAGCAACCGTTATTCTTCCCGGAACAAAGGGAAAGGATGTAATTAAAGTCCTTCAAGAAAATCCTTCACTTATAGAATATGTAGATGAAACGGGATTTGAAAAAAGCGAAAAAATTGAAACAGTAATAGTGGTTGATACTCCAGATATAAACAGAATTCCACAGGTAGTGAAAAAGATAATAGAAGCAGAAAACTGCAGGGTAATAATATACGATCACCACACAAAGGATGTTTCAGGTTTTGAAAACAGTGAGCTTTATTTTAAAGAAACAGGAGCTGTTACATCGCTTTTAACAATGATTTTAAAAAGCCGTAAAATAATTCCATCTCCACTTGAAGCATCAATAATGGCACTTGGCATCTATTCTGATACGGGAAGTTTTCTTTTTCCTGGAACAACATCCCTTGACCTTATGGCATGTTCATACCTTTTTTCAATAGGAGCAAACCCGGAAACCATTAAATATTACCTGCCAAAAGAGCTATCGCCAGAAGAGATAGATATTTTAAAAATACTGAAAGATAATATTGAAATCAAAGAGATAAACGGAAACACAGTTGCAATAACAACAGCTCAATTTGACAGATACGTAGGTGATATAGCCCACCTTATAAGTAAACTACTTGATATAAATAATTATCCAGCTTTGATAGCAATCATCTCAGTAGAAGGCACCATCTTTGTAATTTGCCGCTCCAAGACACCTCTTGTGGATGTTTCAAAAGTTGCAGAAAAACTTGGAGGAGGCGGACACAAAGAAGCAGCATCTGCTGTTATAAGAGACAAAACTCTTTATGAAGCAAAAGAACTTGTTTTAAAGCTTTTAAAAGAAACTGTGCAACCTGCAAAAGTTGCAAGAGACATAATGTCCACACCAGCTCAAGTTTTAAAGGAAACGGTAAGTGTAAAAGACGCACTTTCCTTTTTGATGAAGCAGGGAATAAACGCCGCTCCTGTAGTTGACGAAGATGGTAATATTGTTGGTTTAATAAACAGGAACCTTACAGACAAAGCGATTCACATGGGAATAGAGTCTGAACCTGTTTTTCTCATAATGGAAAGAGATTTTGAATATGTGACACCTGAAACTCCTGTAGGAGTTGTGGAGAAAATAGTAATAGATAACCAACAAACACTGGTTCCTGTGATAGAGAACGGCAAAGTAGTCGGAGTTATAACAAGAACAGATATTCTTACAAACCTTTACAGGAACATTATTGATGAGTCGGAAAAATTTTACAGGAAGAGAACTCTTTCATCTCCAGGATACAAAAACGTAAAACAGATAATGAAAGAGAGACTTCCTGAAAAGGTATTTAATTTACTGAAAAAAATAGGCGAAATAGCAGACAGAGAAAAAATCAACGCTTATGTGATAGGTGGATTTGTAAGAGACCTTATCATTGGAAGAAGAAATCTTGATGTTGACATTGTGGTTGAAGGTGATGCACCTTCTTTTGCAAAAAAAGTAGCGAAAGAACTTAACGGGAAACTCCACTCTTTTGAAAAGTTTAAAACAGCAACGGTTACACTGCCGGACGGTTTTAGAATAGACTTTGCTTCTGCAAGGACAGAAATTTACCGTGCACCAGGTGCCCTTCCTGAAGTTGATACAGCTCCGCTGAAAAAAGACCTTTTCAGAAGGGATTTTACAATAAACACATTGGCAATAAAGATAAACGGAAAAGAGTTTGGAAAACTGATAGACTTTTTCAACGGTTTAAAGGACATAAAAGAGAAAAAAATTCGCGTTCTTCACGCTTTAAGTTTTGTTGAAGACCCGACAAGGATTTTAAGAGCTTTAAGGTTTGCAGTAAGGTACAGATTTGACCTTGGAAAACATACAGAAAAGCTTTTAAGAATAGCTGTAAAGAAAAACCTTTTCAGAACAGTTGAAGGTAAAAGAGTTTATCTTGAGCTAAAACATATTTTTGAAGAGGAGAATCCATTAAGAATTGTTAACAGAATGAAAGAATATGGAATTTTAAAATCTATAAGTTCTGGAATAATCTGGGATAAGAGAAAGAAAGATTTCTTTGAAAGGATAAGAAAAGTTATAAACTGGCACAAGTTAACTTTTGGAAACAGAAAAAAAGTTAACTATCCAATAATATACTTTGCAGCGTTTCTTGAAGGAATACATGGAAAAGAGCTTGAAAAACTTTTAAAAGACTTTTCAATTCCTGAAAAGGAGGTTGATCTTATAAAAAACCTTATATATAGAGGAAAACAACTTCTTAAAACACTTGAAAAGGAAAAACTAAAAAACAGCGAAATTTACAATCTTCTCAAAAGTGAACCTGACGAGCTTACCCTTTATATAGCCGCAAAAACAGATAAAGAGAAATTAAGATTAAAGCTACTTGACTTTTTAGGAGAATGGAAAGAAATGAAACTCGCAATCACCGGAAGAGACCTTAAAGAGACGGGATTAAAGCCGGGGCCGGTGTTCAAAAAAATTCTGAAAACATTAAAAGATAAAGTTATAGATGGAGAGATAGACAATGTTTACGATGAGCTTAAAACTGAAGCACAGAAACAAATAGAAACCATACACTCAAAGAACTGA
- the folP gene encoding dihydropteroate synthase, with protein sequence MFITRRIFREEELKNFLLNIGNTPAGAEILSKKGNVYTFVIEEIDTRAANILKQDAIASGGDCALPREASSFKCTTCTAVLIVSLRSLEKLLERLKKQPFGLKFLGKEIEKLVAAERKSQFEFDVNGKKLVLDKPVIMGILNVTPDSFSDGGKWNSVDKALFRVEEMIEEGAEIIDVGGESTRPGSEPVPIDEEKRRVVPIIDAIRRRFPEIFISVDTYKSEVAKEALDAGADIVNDISGFHFDEKMAGLVAERGVPAVLMHIKGTPKNMQKNPYYKDVVKEICEYFEKTVDSAVAKGVKREQIILDPGIGFGKRVEDNLEILKRINEFKRFGLPLLLGTSRKSFIGFITGEKDPENRVAGSLASIVRGVLNGVKIVRVHDVKETRQFIDILFAVEEA encoded by the coding sequence ATGTTTATAACAAGAAGAATTTTTAGGGAAGAAGAGCTTAAAAATTTCCTGTTAAATATAGGAAATACTCCTGCTGGTGCAGAAATTCTTTCAAAAAAAGGAAATGTTTACACTTTTGTGATTGAGGAAATAGATACAAGAGCGGCAAATATCTTAAAACAGGATGCGATAGCTTCTGGAGGAGATTGTGCCCTTCCACGGGAGGCTTCATCGTTTAAATGTACCACTTGCACGGCGGTTTTGATAGTTTCTTTAAGGTCTCTTGAAAAACTGCTTGAAAGATTGAAAAAACAGCCGTTTGGCTTGAAGTTTCTTGGTAAGGAGATAGAAAAGTTAGTTGCTGCTGAAAGAAAAAGCCAGTTCGAATTTGATGTTAATGGTAAAAAGCTGGTTCTTGATAAACCGGTGATTATGGGAATTCTCAATGTTACTCCTGATTCGTTTTCTGATGGGGGAAAATGGAACAGTGTTGACAAAGCCCTTTTCCGTGTTGAAGAGATGATAGAGGAAGGGGCTGAAATAATAGATGTTGGAGGAGAATCAACACGTCCAGGTTCTGAACCTGTTCCCATTGATGAGGAGAAAAGAAGGGTTGTTCCTATAATAGATGCTATAAGAAGACGGTTTCCGGAAATTTTTATCTCTGTTGATACGTATAAATCTGAAGTTGCAAAAGAAGCCCTTGATGCTGGTGCTGATATTGTTAACGATATAAGCGGGTTTCATTTTGATGAGAAGATGGCCGGGCTTGTTGCAGAAAGGGGTGTTCCTGCTGTTCTGATGCATATAAAAGGCACACCTAAAAATATGCAGAAGAATCCTTACTATAAAGATGTTGTTAAGGAGATATGTGAATATTTTGAAAAAACCGTAGATTCTGCTGTTGCTAAAGGGGTGAAAAGAGAGCAGATTATCCTTGACCCGGGTATCGGTTTTGGAAAAAGGGTGGAAGATAACCTTGAGATTTTGAAAAGGATAAATGAGTTTAAAAGATTCGGTTTGCCGCTTCTTCTTGGCACTTCAAGAAAAAGTTTTATCGGATTTATAACCGGTGAAAAAGACCCTGAAAATCGGGTTGCCGGTTCTCTTGCTTCTATTGTTAGAGGTGTTTTAAACGGTGTTAAAATCGTAAGGGTGCATGATGTAAAAGAAACAAGGCAGTTTATAGATATTCTTTTTGCTGTGGAAGAGGCTTAA
- a CDS encoding anthranilate synthase component I family protein has translation MSVVRNVDWIEPYELFKYLVSKGFPVKLFLDSATVNGKTGRFSFICVGEKEKLLLKTGDFDGFEKLKKFYDSLKKKYPEDFGIFGYLSYDAVRDIEKLPDIATDDIGMPDILFFLPETTFVFDNLKKEIKIYGDEVEISGSGFSFKQFPPFNIKFKGFNMSKDYFVYAVEKIKEYIASGDTFQVNFSQRLDFEIEGSSLSFYDSLRKINPSPFSFYFDIDGFEAVSCSPERLIKKEKNVIETRPIAGTRRRGKNKEEDLHLSRELLLSEKERAEHIMLVDLERNDIGKVARYGTVEVDELMVLESYSHVIHIVSNVKGEVDSNVHPVDIVKAMFPGGTITGAPKVRTMEIIEELEPTRRALYTGSVGYFSFEGNLDFNIVIRTLLIKENRAYLQVGAGIVWDSVPDLEYKETINKGKAFLTVAGIDIL, from the coding sequence GTGTCTGTGGTAAGGAATGTTGATTGGATAGAACCTTATGAATTGTTTAAATATTTAGTATCAAAAGGTTTTCCTGTAAAACTGTTTCTTGATTCGGCTACTGTGAACGGTAAAACAGGAAGATTTTCTTTTATCTGTGTTGGGGAAAAAGAGAAACTTCTTCTTAAGACAGGAGATTTTGATGGATTTGAAAAGCTGAAAAAGTTTTACGATTCTTTAAAGAAAAAATATCCTGAAGATTTTGGTATTTTTGGTTATCTATCATACGATGCTGTTAGAGACATAGAAAAACTGCCTGATATTGCTACTGATGACATCGGTATGCCTGATATTCTTTTCTTTCTTCCTGAAACAACTTTTGTCTTTGATAATCTAAAAAAAGAGATAAAAATTTACGGTGATGAGGTTGAAATTTCAGGTAGTGGATTTAGCTTCAAACAGTTTCCTCCGTTTAATATTAAGTTTAAAGGTTTTAATATGTCAAAAGATTATTTTGTTTATGCTGTTGAAAAAATAAAAGAGTATATAGCTTCAGGTGATACATTTCAGGTTAATTTTTCTCAGAGACTTGATTTTGAAATTGAAGGTTCCAGTTTATCTTTCTACGACAGTTTAAGAAAAATAAATCCATCACCGTTTTCATTTTATTTTGACATTGATGGATTTGAGGCTGTTTCCTGTTCTCCAGAAAGGCTGATAAAAAAAGAGAAAAATGTTATTGAGACACGGCCGATAGCCGGCACAAGAAGAAGAGGAAAAAATAAGGAAGAAGATTTACATCTTTCAAGGGAGCTTCTTCTTTCTGAGAAGGAGCGTGCTGAGCATATAATGCTTGTTGATCTTGAGAGAAACGATATCGGGAAAGTTGCCCGTTATGGCACTGTTGAGGTTGATGAACTGATGGTGCTTGAAAGCTACTCCCATGTTATTCATATAGTTTCCAATGTAAAAGGAGAAGTTGATAGCAACGTTCATCCTGTGGATATTGTAAAAGCAATGTTTCCCGGGGGAACTATAACAGGAGCCCCTAAAGTGAGAACTATGGAGATTATTGAGGAGCTTGAACCAACAAGAAGGGCTCTTTATACCGGTTCTGTCGGTTATTTCTCTTTTGAAGGAAACCTTGATTTTAATATTGTTATAAGAACATTGCTTATAAAAGAAAACCGTGCATATCTTCAGGTTGGTGCTGGAATAGTATGGGATTCTGTCCCTGACCTTGAGTATAAAGAAACTATAAACAAGGGAAAAGCTTTTCTAACCGTAGCAGGAATTGATATTTTATAA